The nucleotide sequence aaaaaatctacaaacaataaacgctggctcttccactgttggtgggaatgcacactaatatagccactgtggagaacagtacagaggttcatttaaaaactgaaaatagaactaccatatggaccagcaatcccactcctaggcacaaATCCAGAGAAACACAGAATTCAAAAAGGCACACGCACCCCCGGGTTCGTTGCAGGACCACTCACAGCAGCCAGGACAGGAAGCAGCCCAAGCACCtatcaacagaggagtggatagAGAAGACGTGGCACGTAGATAGCAATGCAACGGAGTATcattagccattaaaaaagaacaaaataatgccatttgcgacaacatggaaagacctggagattatcacacTGAGTGATAGAAAAATATCTATGATATTGAttgatatgaaagaaaaatatcacaagatattgattatatgtggaatctttaaaaaggtTACctatgaacttacctacaaaaccaAAAGTTACTGTACATACGTAGAAAATAAGCTTTCGGTTACTGGGTAGGGGGTGAGGCGGGAGGAATAAACTGGAAGACTGGGATTGCCACgcgtgtgctgagtcactcagtcatgtttgactctgcaaccccatggactgtagccccccaggctcctctgtccatgggattctccaggccggaatactggagtgggttgccatgccctcctccagggggtcctcctggcccagggatggtgCCTGAGCCTCCTATGCCCCCTGCACTCTcctgggttctttaccgctagagccacctgggaagcaataaACAATAGTATAAAACAGGTAACGAATAAGGACCCActgcacagcacagagaactctgctcggCACTCTGCAATGGCCTACCTGGGAAGAGGCCCTTTCCCATAGAGGATGGATAAAGAACGGACGCTGTATTTGTACAATAggttcaccttgctgtacacctgaagctaacacagcgTTGTAACTTATACCCCAAtacaacttcttttaaaaattaaaaagacaacatactgcttgggagaaaatatttgccaataacATAACCaagtgggtggagaaggcaatggcaccccattccagcactcttgcctggaaaaccccatggacagaggagcccggtaggctgcagtccatggggtcgctaggagtcggacacgactgagcgacttcactttcacttttcactttcatgcattggaggaggaaatggcaacccactccagtgttcttgcctggagaatcccagggatgggggagcctggtgggctgccgtctctggggtcgcacagagtcggacacgactgaagcgactcagcagcagcagcagcaaccaagtGGGTAAAAGTCGCGCAGTCGtatcgactctttgtgacccccctggcctatacagtccgtggaattctccaggccagaatactggaggggtagcctttcccttctccaggcttctttccaacccaaggattgaacccagatctcctgcattgcaggtagattctttaccacctgagccatagGGAAGTCCATATAACCAATAAGGAATtcaaatccaaaatatataaacagcttgtacaatatcaaaaaaaattttttaatggacaggaaaatattgaatcactatgctgtacacctgaagctaatataatattgtaaatcaactatacttcaattttttaaaaaagaaaaaattaggaaaaatatgcaaaagacctgaagaaacatttttcaaaatgatatacagatggccaacaggaacctgaaaagacactcaacatcatacatcatcagggaaatgcaaatcagatccacaatattacctcacacctgtcagaatgacttatcaaaaagacaagaaatcatACGAGTTGGCGAGAAcgtggagaaaaaggagccctcgagcactgttggtggaatgtaaattggtgctgcCAGCATGGGAAACAGTACaatttcctcaagaaattaaaaatagaacatatgATGCAGAAGTTACACTTCAGAGTGCCTCTCCgaaggaaacaaaataatttagtttaaaaatgtaaattgaagTATTATTGAAAGGTTTAGTGTGTCTCTGCAGCCTACGCTTGTGGCCTCTCATCTTTTTTCTCTGCGAGTCGAACTGTTTTCGTCAGCAGTCCCATTGCATCAGCCTCAAGAAACTGGCCTTTCTCAGCTTCTCAAGAATATGCAACAGAAACCCTGcagctttttaaaacaaaaacctcaCAGCTACTCTTGGTTTTCTATCTCACTGATTGCTGGATTTTTGTTTAGGTTGACAGTTTATTAAATACACTATATTTGTACTTtatttggtaattttttaaatcattaatcaTTCACACATGGacttaataaaaatttactttataGAAAACCATctgcaaaactaaataaaaattaaaaagcacattTTGCCCATGTTACATAAGCTGCTCAAAATGTCAGAAATTACTTTAAGGTGATCGTGAAACATAAGATGGCGTGATTTCATTAAATCTGACAGCAGACCATGACTTCGGGAGTATTAATGTTGAAATGCGGATGCAAAAACGTCTATTAACTAAATTGTTTCCTAGTGTTTGAGAAACAGGACAAAACAAAGCACTATTTTTTCTTTACAGACAGACATTTCTGTAAATCCATTTTCTATACACTTTCTCTCCCACTCATAGAATTTCTTGTGCAAACGGATGAGgcaaaaaaattccttaaaattttttttaaaaccctagATCCTATTTACAAAACATGCCAAGGGAGAGTTTTAAGTAGGTGTTATGGCAGAACTGGCTAAAGGTAAATACAGTCAAGTCACAGAATATGCCTTTACTTCTGCAAATGTAAGTCGTTCTCCCCTCCTTTCTGGGAGAAACACACCTTCAAGGTATGGGCTGTAAAACAACACACAGTGCAAATACAAAGACGTTTACAAATTCTCTGTATTTCCAGCTCTTGAGACAATACTTTTTGAGAATTGAGCAGCAAAACCAGAGCCAGCTGGTGAGCAGCCAGAATACCACGGTAATTGGATACGTGGCCATCTCTCCTTGAGCAGCCTTTGCTCTCCGCTTCCAGAAGTTGTAGATCTATTTAGTTAATCTGTCATCTTAACGAAGCTGCACCTCCAAGTTATGTCATCCAAAGTTCCTCCAGCCGCTGTATCTATATTTGAAATGCACACCTGACCTTGTCAAGATGAGGATCAGAAGTGGCGGCCGCAGACCCACCACGCAACACAGGTATGGAATCAGTTCTGACCAGCTGTCAATTTCGGCCaacagcattttctttctttggctttccgggtggtgctagtggtaaagaacctgcctgccaatgctggagatgtttaagagatgtgggtttgatccctgggtcagaaagatctcttggagaagggcatggcaacccactccatcttgcctggagaatcccatggacagaggagcctagtgggctacagtccacaggttcacaaagagtcagacacgactgaagtcacttatcACGCACACATCACATTTTCTCTCATAAAGCGATCTCTTTTTAGCTTACCAACTGCACAGATTTCTGAGGGTTTGGAGGAGGTCTTTCTGAATTCAGAAAATATAGCtgtctttcacttagcataagcaCCGGAGGCGGTGTTTTTAGTGCCAGAGGCTTAAAGGGAGATGACTGTGTAAGTGATGACCTGTTGGTCTTGACTGGAGTGTCTTCCTGCCACAGCATTTCTCTCTGGAACCTGCATAACCACAGCAGCATTTGGAACTCCTTGGAATCCTTGTTGCAGATCAGCACTTGGTGCTGCTCCCTTTCATTTTTCCGGGACCCTCCCTCATTGACCAACACCTTCAACTAATTTCCGCCATCTCGGCAGCGGGAGAAGGGCAGACTGCCCCACTCACTGAATGTGCATCGGCCACTGCTTGCATTTTGGCATTATCTGCTTCTGTGCTTCATATTGAATCCTTTAATGTGCTTCAATACGCATGTGCCGGACTTCGAGTCACTCTCATCCCCCTGGGCCGGCTCGAGGGTCCGCGGCAAGGGCCACGGCCCTCCAGCTCCCTTGGCACTCCTGGCTGCTAGCTTTCACAGATAATttgttaatttctaaatatttaaccattttaaaaaacattttatactgTTTGCTTAGAATTGTTTTGAATTGTGATCAAATCATGTGtcctattttatctatttattcagcTTGTATGTATGggctctttttttaattgaagtatagttgatttacaatgttgcaccAATCTCTGctttatagcaaagtgactcaattacacacatatattcttttttttttttttttaacattcttttccattacggtttaacACAGGATATTGAACATGGCTCCGTGGGCTATCTAGAAGGACCTTGTGTTTacccatcctatatataatagtttatatctaCTAATTGTATGGCTTTTTTGTGGCCCAGTACATGACTGCTTTTGCATTCCACGCGTTTAAATAGAGGCGAGGTTCTCTCTACACACAGCAATTAAATTGAGCTTGATTTCTTTACTCTCGCACTTGTTTTTTGTCTGCAGACTTATTTCCGGAATGGGAGTACTGAAGCCTGGGGAACGGTTGTGGACCGAGTTCTGGTCCCTGGCCCAGCCTGCAGGACGCCTGCCGCTGCCATGGACTCCaaggaggagaggctgggggcggggccaggtGGGGCGGTCAGTCCGGTTGCCAGGAGGCGCGACCCGGACACAATGGGGTCTGGGAGTTGGGCCCTGCAGCGGTGGGGATCCAGACACCCCACCTTGCCTTCCcagccaggagacacaggaacAGGTCAGTGCATCCACTTCGGGGCCCCCTCGGGTAGCAGGtcccccctctctccccctcGCCCCGTTATCCTCCCCCAATGTTCCTAAAATATCTCAGTTCTCCGGAACCCCTGGGAATTCCACTCCCGCAGTGCTGCGTCCAAAGTTGGCGCGCGCACATACACCCCTACTAAACTCATTTTGGGGCTGGGGGACGGGAGATGGCCTCGAAGCTGTCCTTGCCCCGCGCCACTCTGGAGCCAGGAAAGCTGCCATTTGTTTCTCTGGTGTCTGGGATACGCGCGGGCCCCGCCCCGGAGTCAGGCGCATCTGGAGGGAACCGGGAGCGCGTCCCCGGAGTCCGGGCGGAGGGGCCTGGGCCGCCACCTTTTGTCCGCAGGTGTTGCCGGCCGCAAGCGCTTCCACCGCGCCATGGGCTCGGACGTCTGGGTCGGCCCGTGGCGGCCGCACCGGCCCCGCGGTCCCATCGGAGCCCTCTACAGAGGCCCGGGGCCCAAGTACAAGCTACCACCCAGCACCGGTACCAGcggcgggccgggggcggggggccggCGGGGGCTGCCCGGCAGGGGAGCGGCCGGTGCCTGGTGATGCTGGGGCACCCGGCAGGCTACATCATGCACGACCCGTCGCGGCCCCGCGCCCCGGCCTTCACCTTCGGCGCGCGCCTCCCGGCACAGCAGACATCCTGCGGCCCCGGGCCAGGCCACCTGGTGCCCGCTCGCATGACCGTGCGCGGCCTCGACAGCGCCCCCGCGTACTCCATCTTCGGCCGCCCGAGGCACGCGGCGCCCTTCCTCACTCCCGGACCGGGTCAGGAAGCTGGGGCCCTGGCCTCCTGAACGCCTAGCCGCCTCCCCTCGGGAAacgccccccccacacacacaccgccCCGAGTCCCCCTTGGGCAGCCTAACATTCCAAATTCAGTCCCCCCTCCCTGCCCGCTTCTGGACCTCAAAACAGCTCCAAGCCTCACCGGGCTTTGACAAATCGTGGCTCGGATTCCCCCTAATCCCTGGACTCCGGCGCGGGTCCCCACTAGGTCGCCAACCCAGTTCTGGCCCACGCCCCGGTCTGCCCCGCAGGCAGGTACTTCCCGGAGAGAGCCGGGAATGCGGCGTACCCCAGCGCGCCTCGGCACACCATCGCTCCCCGAAACTGGGGCCTCCGCCTGGAGTCACAAACCCCAGGTGAGCCCAAGAAGGCCCACCCTGCACGAACAGTGGCGGGGACACCGGCTAGTCCGCAAAGACCCACTCTCGCTGGCCCCCGCAGGCCCCGGGACCTACACTATGCCTTCGCTCCTGGGCCCGCGCGTAGTCGGCAAAGTCTCGGCGCCGAATTACTCCATCTACGGCCGCAGCGCGGTGGGCAGCTTCTGCGAGGACCTCAGCaaggtggtggggggagagggggggcGCCGCTGCCCTCAGGGGGCGGCGAGGGGTTGGCGGTCGGAGGGCCCGGAAGCTGGACACAGcgcctctcctgcccccaccccacgcaGACACCCGGGCCCTGCGCCTACCACGCGGTGAACCCTGGGGTCTACAAGCCCCGGGCCCCCCAGTTCTCGATGCTGCCGCGGACTTCGTTCCCCCAAGGCAACACCCTGAATCCCGGCCCTGCAGCCTACAACGTGGACCAGGTGGTCTGCAGTTTCAGAGTCAAGGGTCGGAGGCGGGTAAAGGGGCCCGGGTCGGGATCGAGGGTCAGAGGGGCGAGCTTGGGGGCCGGGAGCCCAAGGCCTGCAGACAGCAGTAGGCCAGCGACGTCTCCTGGGTCCGCAGCACCGGAAGCCTCGTGGCTGGACCTTCGGGGTCCGGCACTCGGACTACCTGGCCCCGATGATGACCGAGGCGGACGATGACCCGCTGGGCGGGCGCTGCGCCGCAGATGATTCTTAAAACCTCTGGAGCCAGCAGCTTGTCGGCCTCTTTGTGCTtgcggcggcgggcgggcggaGTCCAGGCTCCCGCAGCCCCTCGCGATTGGTCAGGACAGAAGTGCGTCCGTCGTCCCGCCTCCCCGAGGCGGCGATTGGCCTAGAGCCCCGCACGCCGGGGGGCCCCGCCCCTCCGCGGCTCAGGCTCAGCCATCAGTCCCACGGCTCTCACCCGCCCCAAGACCAGGCGGAACCGACTGGGATCCGAAAAGAACTGGCGAGGGCCACCGAACAGGACAGGGGTCCTGCCCGGGGTCAAGTTGTGAGGCCGAGACAGGGGTCCAGCTGAAGAGGTAACGGAAAATAAACTGTCCCGGTTCCTTCTGCTGGGGTCCCAAGCCTGGGAGATCGAGAGGCGTACCCAACTCGGACACGGGACTCGGGACTGAGAGGTGGACACAGAAGAGAAACGGGACCGGGGTCGGGACACGTGCGCTTGGCGTCAGCGACACGGACGCAGAGCAGCGACAGGTACCAGGTGTGTGTCGCAGCCCAGAGCAGTAGCAGCCCCAGTGACCCCAGGCCCCCTGGCCCCATCTGCCCCTCCCGCGCCTGCTGACCAGTCCCGAGGCGGGAGCCAGAGTCCAAGCAGCTGCCGGGGCTGAGCCACCTGAAGCAAGGAGACATAAAGGGCTTCTCGTGTACTGTCCTGGACTAGGCACTCAAGGCGCACAAATCcgtgtgtggggaggggtggccACCCCACGACACAGAGGTCAGGCCCAGAAATTTCCTGCCCCCAGGGATGCTGCAGAGCCCCACCACTGTCCCTGACACTGAGGATAACCCATTGCTGTCGGAACACCCGCTCTGTGCTGCCTCCACCACCTTACTACCCATGCCTATGGGCCATGCTCTTGGCCATCTGGTGGAGACTGTGGTGCTGACCCCGGCTCTGGCCAAGTCTGGGCAGCAGCTGCCATGGCCAGAAGCCTGGCGCCAATAGCCTGGGGACAAATGCCCTGAGGGCAGAGTCCTGGCACTTGCCCTGGCTGGCTGTGGCTGCAAGGTTAAAGGAAACttcctctccaggccagaacctCTGACCTCAAAGAGGCAAGCAACCACCAGCAGGTCCTGACCTAAGCCTGGCCCAGACAGAGCCCCCAAAGGCAGGACCCAGGCTTCTCACTCCCCAGCACAGAACCTGAATCTCCCTTCACGTCAGCCCCCAATAACAGGACCAAGTTATCCAGCTTCTCCTTCAGTTCCCCAGACCGGACTCCCAAGAGAAGAGTTGGGTACTCCTCCCTCCAGCATTAGGCACCAGGACAGTTTATTTTCCATTCCCTCTTCAGCTGGACACCCACTACACTGCTCAgttcagcttcagttcagtcactcagtcgtgtccaactcttgtgaccccatggactgcagcacgccaagcttccctgtccatcaccaagtcccgaagcttactcaaactcatgtccatcgagtccgtgatgctgtccaaccatctcatcctctgtcgtccccttttcctctcgccttcaacctttcccagcatcagggtcttttccaatgagtcagttcttcgcatcaggtggccaaagtattggagcttcagcttcaccagtccttccaatgaatattcaggactgatttcctttaggatggactggttggatcccctagctgtctaagggactctcaagagtcatctccaacaccacagctcaaaagcatccattcttcagtgctcagctttctttatagtcacaactctcacatccatacacaattactggaaaaaccagtaaaTGCTTAACTCCAGCTGAGGCCTAACCAGGGATGGTGAGGAGAAATATGGGGGTGGGGAAATGACTCTGCAGGTGTACTCAGCATCCTTGCCCAGCCTGTATAAGTTAGCAACAGATGTGATAATGGGATACATGGGGGTACCCTGGATAAGCTGGAGTCTATTCCTGAATTCACTGTTACCCAAAAACCAGAGCGGGTACAGGCAGGCTACTAATTGGTCATCGATCTTGGTTATTGATGGAAAACACAGGCCAGAATCTCTGAAGGATCACTAGGAAGGATATTGATCAGTTATTCATGGGTCATTGGACTTTGGTCAAGACCATCAATGGAAATTTAATAGAAGTCACTAATAGGGACTTGGTCTAAATAACCAATGGGCCTCTGATCAATCATTACTGGGCCATAGGACATTGATCCATATATTTGATGGGCTACTCGTGAGAACTTATCAGAATCAGTCCTGTCATTGGCCATGATTTTGGACATCTGTCAAGGTTGCTGATGAGTCCTTGGTCAGGGTCAGTGATGGGGTCACTGATCAGAGGCCACTGAGAGTCACTGGGAGTCCTATTGCAGGGGAGGTTGGCCAGATACAAGGGCTGGGGGGGTGAGTGGGCTGCTGGTGCTGTATTGTGGGTCAGGAAGCTGGTTCCTGCACATGGATTCCTGCACGAAGCAAGAGATGCGACAGCCACCATCGACAGCCTGCCATTCATCACACATGACCTGACCAGGGTTTGCCTCCCGCATGTTAAAGACCCCTGACCTATGAACACACAGCCACAGGTGATCTGACCCAAAGCCAGCGTCAGTGTCCCACATCAGAGGATGCCTGACCACCCACTC is from Bubalus bubalis isolate 160015118507 breed Murrah chromosome 4, NDDB_SH_1, whole genome shotgun sequence and encodes:
- the ODF3B gene encoding outer dense fiber protein 3B isoform X2, which gives rise to MGSGSWALQRWGSRHPTLPSQPGDTGTGVAGRKRFHRAMGSDVWVGPWRPHRPRGPIGALYRGPGPKYKLPPSTGYIMHDPSRPRAPAFTFGARLPAQQTSCGPGPGHLVPARMTVRGLDSAPAYSIFGRPRHAAPFLTPGPGRYFPERAGNAAYPSAPRHTIAPRNWGLRLESQTPGPGTYTMPSLLGPRVVGKVSAPNYSIYGRSATPGPCAYHAVNPGVYKPRAPQFSMLPRTSFPQGNTLNPGPAAYNVDQVVCSFRVKGRRRHRKPRGWTFGVRHSDYLAPMMTEADDDPLGGRCAADDS
- the ODF3B gene encoding outer dense fiber protein 3B isoform X4 — translated: MGSGSWALQRWGSRHPTLPSQPGDTGTGVAGRKRFHRAMGSDVWVGPWRPHRPRGPIGALYRGPGPKYKLPPSTGRYFPERAGNAAYPSAPRHTIAPRNWGLRLESQTPGPGTYTMPSLLGPRVVGKVSAPNYSIYGRSAVGSFCEDLSKTPGPCAYHAVNPGVYKPRAPQFSMLPRTSFPQGNTLNPGPAAYNVDQVVCSFRVKGRRRHRKPRGWTFGVRHSDYLAPMMTEADDDPLGGRCAADDS
- the ODF3B gene encoding outer dense fiber protein 3B isoform X1; amino-acid sequence: MGSGSWALQRWGSRHPTLPSQPGDTGTGVAGRKRFHRAMGSDVWVGPWRPHRPRGPIGALYRGPGPKYKLPPSTGYIMHDPSRPRAPAFTFGARLPAQQTSCGPGPGHLVPARMTVRGLDSAPAYSIFGRPRHAAPFLTPGPGRYFPERAGNAAYPSAPRHTIAPRNWGLRLESQTPGPGTYTMPSLLGPRVVGKVSAPNYSIYGRSAVGSFCEDLSKTPGPCAYHAVNPGVYKPRAPQFSMLPRTSFPQGNTLNPGPAAYNVDQVVCSFRVKGRRRHRKPRGWTFGVRHSDYLAPMMTEADDDPLGGRCAADDS
- the ODF3B gene encoding outer dense fiber protein 3B isoform X3 encodes the protein MGSGSWALQRWGSRHPTLPSQPGDTGTGVAGRKRFHRAMGSDVWVGPWRPHRPRGPIGALYRGPGPKYKLPPSTGYIMHDPSRPRAPAFTFGARLPAQQTSCGPGPGHLVPARMTVRGLDSAPAYSIFGRPRHAAPFLTPGPGRYFPERAGNAAYPSAPRHTIAPRNWGLRLESQTPGPGTYTMPSLLGPRVVGKVSAPNYSIYGRSAVGSFCEDLSKTPGPCAYHAVNPGVYKPRAPQFSMLPRTSFPQGNTLNPGPAAYNVDQHRKPRGWTFGVRHSDYLAPMMTEADDDPLGGRCAADDS